A stretch of the Bacillus licheniformis DSM 13 = ATCC 14580 genome encodes the following:
- a CDS encoding amino acid adenylation domain-containing protein, with protein sequence MPECQHNRKPLSGAQAGIWFAQQLDPENPIYNTAEYVEIKGPLDQELFEKALRHVIKEAESFHARFGEDQDGPWQEIVPSTDFPLHYIDVSSETDPEQAAKSWMMDDLARPVDLTRGPLFTEALFKAAQDHYFWYQRTHHIATDGFSFTLIAERLSKIYTALMQNKSIDQSGAFGSLDLILAEETAYRASEQYQEDRRFWLGRFSDEPEVVSLAERAPRTSSSFLRRSEHLPSEDADRLLSAASRMGATWHETVMAAAAIYVHRLTGANDVVLGMPMMCRLGSAALHIPGMVMNLLPLRIGMQPQMSIGELVKQISGEMMKLRRHQHYRHEELRRDLKLLGENQRLFGPQLNLMPFENRLNFAGCQGIVHNLATGPVDDLSINIYGRPDGGGLKVNMDANPAVYHADELEDHGNRFLTLLKTIAVCEQTQPVGTLDILLPEERAQILIEWNQTEHGLPKESLPQRFERMAKECPESPAVVCNDKVLTYSELNQKANQLAHLLIDQGAKPETFIALALPRSAEMVVSMLAVLKAGAAYLPIDPDYPADRIEYMLNDAQPLLVMTSKEAQDTIGSQMPKLILDEQTVMEKMSGCSEENPGEQHSGNQPAYMIYTSGSTGRPKGVVVQAESLFNFLLSMQDMFALNQDDRLLAVTTIAFDISALEIYLPLISGSAVVLAEKETVQDPSELAKMIETYEITIMQATPTLWHALASSAPEKLKGLRALVGGEALQSSLARQLQQLACSLTNLYGPTETTIWSTAAALEGNCTEPPGIGCAIWNTQLYVLDAGLQPVPPGTAGELYVAGTGVARGYLNRHALTAERFIANPYGPPGSRMYRTGDIVRWREDGSLDYIGRADHQVKIRGFRIEMGEIEAVLANHPVVKQAAAIVREDQPGDPRLFAYAVPASGESLDPAELRRFVGETLPDYMIPSAFVILDELPLTPNGKLDRKSLPAPAVSMHTGGREPRTPQEEILCDLFAEVLGVPRVSIDDSFFDLGGHSLLAGRLVGRIREMLGVELGIGRLFDEPTAAGLAKQLDQAQSARPALRKRERRKEIPLSFAQRRLWFLHCLEGPSPTYNIPVVVHLTGDLDQKALAAALGDVATRHEPLRTIFPDQQGTTHQLILEEDQSRPELTVSHVSEHELEKVLAEAVRHRYHLEKEPPFRAQLFVLGPDKFVLLLLLHHMIGDGWSLMPLTRDLETAYNARLQGEAPVWEPLSIQYADYAVWQEYLLGSENNPDSLIAKQLEYWSKALEHLPDQLELPTDHPRPSESSYRSGTIDLSIDEQLHGRLFDLSRSTGVSMFMILQSALAALLTRLGAGHDIPLGSPIAGRNDDALGEIVGLFVNTLVLRTDTSGNPSFRELLNRVRKVNLAAYEHQDLPFERLVEVLNPRRSRARHPLFQIMLAFQNTPEPELDLSGLKSDIEIRSVGAAKFDLTIELREHRKADGTPAGIGGFLEYSTDLFERNTVQTLAERLVRLLDSAADDPDQPIEKLDILLPAERENMLADWSKSSNSIPCSSLPVLFEKQAAKDPEAVAVICENNALTYGELNKRANRLAHLLIAKGVGPEQFAALALPRSLDMVVGLLAVLKAGAAYVPLDPDYPAERIAFMLNDAHPVCIVTSSAVESNLSVPGSVERIVLDDPCIQEELKGCAAANPCDADRTAPLLPLHPAYVIYTSGSTGKPKGVVVPHQNVVRLFGATDQWFHFGADDVWTMFHSYAFDFSVWEIWGALLNGGRLIVVPHTISRSPAEFLNLLVREGVTVLNQTPSAFYQLMQADRDNAETGKLLSLRFIIFGGEALELKRLEDWYERHPDHFPRLINMYGITETTVHVSYISLDQQTAALQANSLIGQGIPDLGVYVLDEYLEPVPPGVTGEMYVSGGGLARGYLGRPDLTADRFVADPFGPPGTRMYRTGDLARRRQDGSLDYMGRADQQIKIRGFRIELGEIEAVLVRHHRVNQAAVVVREGQPGDKRLIAYVVPASEEETDPAELRRFAAGTLPEYMVPSAFVKISELPLTPNGKLDRKALPEPDFAAAVKGRGPRTPQEEILCDLFSEILNAPRVGIDDGFFELGGHSLLAVQLMSRIREALGVELGIGDLLEAPTVSGLAERLESGGRQSALDVMLPLRTGGSQDPLFCVHPAGGLSWCYAGLMTALGKEYPIYGLQARGIARQEELPDTLDDMAADYIRHIRTIQPTGPYRLLGWSLGGNVVHAIATQLQEQGEDISLLVMLDAYPNHFLPIKDAPDEQEALIALLALGGYDPDSLDGAPLNLSSAIDILRRDGSALASLDEAAILNLKETYVNSVRILSEYKPRVFHGDILFFKSTVIPEWFDPIDPESWLPYLNGNIDIHDMDCRHKDLCQPEPLAEIGRRVSEKLDDLKKDTDK encoded by the coding sequence ATGCCTGAATGTCAACATAACCGAAAGCCATTATCAGGAGCGCAAGCCGGGATTTGGTTTGCTCAGCAGCTTGATCCGGAAAATCCGATCTACAATACAGCTGAATACGTTGAAATTAAAGGCCCGCTTGATCAGGAGCTTTTCGAAAAAGCGCTGCGCCATGTCATTAAAGAAGCTGAATCATTTCATGCCAGATTTGGAGAAGATCAAGACGGACCATGGCAAGAGATCGTTCCGTCAACAGATTTTCCGCTACATTACATTGATGTCAGCTCAGAAACCGATCCGGAACAGGCGGCTAAAAGCTGGATGATGGATGACCTTGCCCGTCCGGTTGATCTGACTCGCGGCCCGCTTTTTACAGAAGCGCTTTTTAAAGCGGCGCAAGATCATTACTTCTGGTATCAGCGAACTCACCATATCGCAACAGACGGGTTCAGCTTTACATTGATCGCCGAGCGGCTGTCAAAAATATATACCGCATTGATGCAGAACAAATCGATCGACCAGAGCGGAGCCTTTGGCTCCCTCGATTTGATTCTCGCGGAGGAAACGGCTTACCGTGCATCAGAACAGTATCAGGAAGATCGGCGATTTTGGCTTGGGCGTTTCAGCGATGAACCGGAGGTGGTCAGCCTTGCCGAAAGGGCGCCGCGTACCTCTTCAAGTTTTCTTCGCAGGTCTGAACACCTGCCAAGTGAGGATGCTGATCGTCTTCTGTCTGCCGCGAGCAGAATGGGGGCAACTTGGCACGAAACCGTGATGGCAGCAGCAGCAATATATGTTCACCGTCTGACAGGGGCAAATGACGTCGTTCTCGGGATGCCGATGATGTGCCGCCTCGGGTCAGCCGCTCTTCATATTCCGGGAATGGTCATGAATCTCCTCCCGCTTCGAATTGGCATGCAGCCGCAAATGAGCATAGGAGAGCTAGTCAAGCAAATCTCGGGTGAGATGATGAAGCTGCGGCGCCATCAGCATTACCGCCACGAAGAATTGCGCCGGGATCTCAAGCTGCTTGGCGAAAACCAGCGGCTGTTCGGTCCGCAGCTTAATTTGATGCCTTTTGAGAACCGCTTGAATTTTGCCGGCTGTCAAGGCATCGTGCATAATCTTGCCACGGGACCTGTGGACGATTTGTCAATCAACATTTACGGCCGTCCGGACGGTGGCGGGCTAAAAGTAAACATGGATGCAAACCCTGCTGTTTATCATGCGGATGAACTTGAAGATCACGGCAATCGTTTTCTTACTCTTCTGAAAACGATTGCCGTTTGCGAACAAACTCAGCCGGTGGGGACGTTGGACATTCTTCTCCCTGAAGAACGCGCTCAAATATTGATTGAATGGAATCAAACAGAACACGGGCTTCCCAAAGAGAGTCTTCCGCAGCGATTTGAAAGGATGGCAAAGGAGTGTCCTGAATCTCCGGCAGTCGTTTGCAATGATAAGGTTCTCACTTATTCCGAATTAAATCAAAAGGCTAATCAACTGGCTCACTTGCTGATCGATCAGGGGGCGAAACCCGAGACATTTATTGCCTTGGCGTTGCCGCGGTCAGCGGAAATGGTTGTCAGCATGCTCGCCGTTCTCAAAGCTGGAGCGGCTTATTTACCTATAGATCCCGATTATCCGGCTGACAGGATCGAGTATATGCTCAACGATGCACAGCCGCTGCTTGTTATGACCAGCAAGGAAGCGCAAGACACGATCGGTTCGCAAATGCCGAAGTTAATCCTCGATGAACAAACTGTTATGGAGAAAATGTCCGGCTGTTCTGAAGAAAATCCCGGCGAACAGCATTCCGGCAACCAGCCGGCATATATGATTTATACGTCGGGATCAACCGGCAGACCTAAAGGCGTGGTCGTACAAGCTGAAAGCTTATTCAATTTTTTGCTGTCAATGCAGGACATGTTCGCGCTTAATCAAGATGACCGGCTGCTGGCCGTCACTACAATTGCATTCGACATCTCAGCACTCGAAATTTATTTGCCGCTGATCAGCGGATCAGCAGTCGTTCTTGCCGAGAAGGAAACGGTACAAGATCCGTCCGAATTGGCCAAAATGATTGAAACATACGAAATTACAATAATGCAGGCTACACCGACCCTCTGGCATGCATTGGCCTCGAGCGCCCCGGAAAAGCTCAAAGGTCTTCGTGCGCTTGTCGGCGGCGAAGCTTTGCAATCCAGCCTGGCCCGGCAATTGCAGCAGCTCGCGTGTTCTTTAACGAACCTTTATGGACCGACGGAAACAACAATTTGGTCTACAGCCGCTGCGCTGGAAGGCAACTGTACGGAACCTCCGGGAATCGGCTGTGCGATTTGGAATACGCAGCTTTATGTCCTGGACGCCGGATTACAGCCAGTGCCTCCGGGAACGGCTGGAGAACTTTATGTGGCAGGAACAGGGGTAGCGCGCGGCTACTTGAACCGACATGCTCTCACGGCTGAGCGCTTTATTGCGAATCCATACGGGCCGCCTGGATCGCGGATGTACCGGACAGGCGACATCGTGCGCTGGCGCGAAGACGGGTCGCTTGATTATATCGGCCGTGCAGACCATCAAGTCAAAATTCGGGGGTTCCGAATTGAAATGGGAGAAATAGAAGCGGTGCTTGCAAATCATCCGGTTGTTAAACAAGCTGCTGCTATCGTTCGTGAAGACCAGCCCGGTGACCCGCGTTTATTCGCGTATGCCGTTCCCGCTTCGGGAGAAAGCCTTGATCCTGCCGAGCTTCGCCGCTTCGTTGGTGAGACACTGCCCGACTATATGATTCCGTCTGCATTTGTCATACTTGATGAACTGCCGCTTACGCCGAACGGAAAGCTTGACCGCAAATCCCTGCCGGCTCCGGCGGTGAGTATGCATACAGGCGGACGCGAGCCGAGGACTCCGCAAGAGGAAATTTTGTGTGATTTATTTGCTGAGGTGCTGGGGGTGCCGCGAGTCAGTATTGATGACAGCTTTTTTGACCTCGGCGGACATTCCCTTCTGGCAGGCAGGCTCGTCGGCCGCATTCGGGAAATGCTCGGCGTCGAACTCGGAATCGGCCGTTTATTCGATGAGCCCACAGCCGCCGGACTTGCCAAACAGCTTGATCAGGCGCAGAGCGCCCGTCCGGCATTGCGCAAAAGAGAGCGCCGCAAGGAGATTCCGCTGTCCTTCGCACAGCGGCGCCTATGGTTTTTGCACTGTTTGGAAGGACCGAGCCCGACCTATAATATTCCGGTTGTCGTTCATTTAACTGGAGATTTGGACCAAAAGGCGCTGGCAGCTGCTCTGGGTGATGTGGCAACAAGACATGAGCCGCTTCGAACAATTTTCCCGGATCAGCAAGGGACAACACACCAGCTGATATTGGAAGAGGATCAATCGCGTCCCGAACTCACTGTATCCCATGTCAGCGAACATGAGTTGGAAAAAGTCCTGGCTGAGGCCGTCCGGCACCGTTACCATTTAGAAAAGGAGCCTCCGTTTCGCGCCCAGCTATTCGTACTCGGACCGGACAAATTTGTGCTTCTTCTGCTTTTGCACCATATGATCGGCGACGGCTGGTCTTTAATGCCGCTGACCCGTGATTTGGAAACCGCCTATAATGCGCGTCTGCAAGGTGAGGCACCTGTTTGGGAGCCGCTTTCTATACAATATGCCGACTATGCCGTATGGCAGGAATATCTGCTTGGCAGTGAGAACAATCCGGACAGTCTGATTGCCAAACAGCTCGAATATTGGTCGAAGGCATTGGAACATCTGCCTGATCAGCTGGAGCTTCCGACTGATCACCCGCGTCCGTCGGAATCTAGCTACAGAAGCGGTACGATTGATCTCAGCATTGACGAACAGCTGCACGGCCGCCTGTTCGATTTGTCCCGCAGCACCGGAGTCAGCATGTTTATGATTTTGCAGTCGGCTCTTGCCGCACTACTGACACGGCTCGGAGCAGGCCATGATATTCCGCTCGGCAGCCCGATAGCGGGAAGAAACGATGATGCTTTAGGCGAAATTGTCGGATTGTTTGTTAATACGCTTGTGCTTCGAACAGATACATCGGGTAATCCGAGTTTTCGGGAGCTTCTGAACAGAGTCAGAAAAGTAAACCTTGCAGCGTATGAGCATCAGGACCTTCCGTTCGAGCGTCTTGTTGAAGTGCTTAATCCGCGCAGGTCAAGAGCGAGACATCCGCTGTTCCAAATTATGCTTGCCTTTCAAAATACGCCTGAACCTGAGCTTGACCTTTCCGGCCTCAAGTCAGACATTGAAATTCGCAGCGTCGGAGCAGCCAAGTTTGATTTGACGATTGAGCTTCGCGAACATCGAAAAGCGGACGGAACACCCGCAGGTATCGGCGGATTTCTTGAATACAGCACAGATTTATTTGAGCGAAATACGGTTCAAACATTGGCAGAACGGCTTGTCAGGCTGCTGGATTCAGCAGCAGACGACCCTGATCAGCCGATCGAAAAACTCGATATTCTCCTTCCGGCCGAACGGGAAAACATGCTGGCTGATTGGAGCAAATCGTCCAACAGCATACCTTGTTCATCTTTGCCCGTTTTGTTTGAAAAGCAGGCGGCAAAGGATCCGGAAGCTGTTGCGGTTATATGTGAAAATAATGCGCTCACATACGGCGAGCTTAATAAACGCGCTAACCGGCTTGCTCATCTCCTGATCGCCAAAGGGGTCGGCCCCGAACAATTTGCTGCCCTGGCGCTGCCAAGATCTTTGGATATGGTTGTCGGATTGCTTGCAGTGCTGAAGGCTGGCGCGGCATATGTGCCCCTAGATCCGGACTACCCGGCGGAAAGGATAGCGTTTATGTTGAATGATGCCCATCCTGTCTGCATCGTAACGAGTTCAGCGGTAGAATCAAATCTTTCTGTTCCCGGATCTGTTGAAAGGATTGTACTCGATGATCCTTGTATACAAGAGGAACTGAAAGGATGCGCTGCTGCGAATCCGTGTGATGCCGACCGCACCGCGCCTTTGCTGCCTCTTCACCCGGCGTATGTCATTTACACATCCGGTTCGACCGGCAAGCCGAAAGGAGTCGTTGTTCCGCATCAAAATGTCGTGCGGCTGTTCGGAGCGACTGACCAATGGTTCCATTTCGGCGCTGACGATGTTTGGACGATGTTTCATTCTTACGCATTTGACTTTTCGGTATGGGAAATTTGGGGAGCACTTCTCAATGGGGGCCGGCTTATCGTGGTGCCTCATACAATCAGCCGCTCGCCGGCCGAATTTCTCAATCTTCTCGTTCGCGAGGGAGTGACTGTGCTCAATCAGACTCCTTCAGCATTTTATCAATTGATGCAGGCTGACCGGGACAATGCTGAGACAGGAAAGCTCCTTTCCTTGCGCTTTATCATTTTTGGAGGGGAAGCGCTCGAGCTGAAGAGGCTTGAAGATTGGTATGAACGCCATCCGGATCATTTCCCGCGGCTGATTAATATGTATGGAATTACAGAAACGACGGTGCATGTCAGCTATATTTCTCTCGATCAGCAGACTGCGGCACTTCAAGCGAACAGCCTGATCGGCCAGGGGATTCCCGATTTAGGTGTATATGTGCTTGATGAGTATCTTGAACCGGTGCCCCCGGGCGTCACCGGAGAGATGTATGTGTCCGGGGGCGGTCTCGCACGGGGTTACTTGGGCAGACCCGATTTGACAGCAGACCGCTTTGTCGCTGATCCGTTTGGTCCGCCGGGAACCCGGATGTACCGCACCGGCGATCTTGCCCGCAGGCGCCAGGACGGCTCTCTGGATTATATGGGGCGGGCCGACCAGCAGATCAAGATCCGCGGCTTCAGAATCGAACTCGGCGAGATAGAAGCGGTGCTTGTCCGCCATCATAGAGTGAATCAAGCCGCTGTGGTCGTAAGGGAAGGCCAGCCCGGGGACAAGCGTCTGATCGCCTACGTTGTCCCGGCGTCTGAAGAAGAAACCGATCCGGCTGAGCTGCGACGGTTTGCCGCAGGCACTCTGCCGGAGTACATGGTGCCTTCCGCATTTGTAAAAATTTCAGAGCTGCCATTGACTCCAAATGGCAAACTTGACCGAAAAGCGCTGCCTGAGCCTGACTTTGCCGCGGCTGTTAAAGGGCGGGGCCCAAGAACACCGCAGGAAGAAATCCTGTGCGATCTTTTTTCAGAAATCCTCAATGCGCCGAGAGTCGGTATTGATGACGGATTCTTCGAACTTGGCGGGCATTCTCTTCTCGCCGTACAGCTGATGAGCCGCATTCGTGAAGCGCTCGGAGTCGAACTCGGCATCGGCGACCTGCTTGAAGCGCCTACAGTCAGCGGACTTGCTGAACGGCTTGAATCCGGCGGCAGGCAAAGTGCGCTGGATGTAATGCTTCCGCTGAGAACCGGAGGCAGTCAAGATCCCCTGTTCTGTGTGCACCCGGCCGGAGGCCTCAGCTGGTGTTATGCCGGTTTAATGACGGCACTCGGCAAGGAATACCCGATATACGGCCTTCAAGCCCGCGGGATCGCAAGGCAGGAAGAGCTACCTGATACGCTCGACGACATGGCTGCTGATTATATTCGGCACATTCGTACGATTCAGCCAACAGGCCCTTATCGTCTGCTCGGCTGGTCCCTCGGAGGCAATGTTGTTCATGCGATCGCAACTCAGCTGCAGGAACAAGGGGAAGACATATCGCTTCTTGTCATGCTTGATGCTTACCCGAATCACTTCCTTCCAATTAAAGATGCGCCTGATGAGCAGGAAGCATTGATTGCCCTCTTGGCATTGGGAGGATACGACCCGGACAGCCTTGACGGGGCACCGCTGAACCTTTCCAGTGCGATCGATATTCTGCGCCGCGACGGCAGTGCGCTTGCCAGCCTGGACGAGGCTGCGATCTTGAACTTAAAGGAGACGTATGTGAATTCCGTCCGGATTTTAAGCGAATATAAGCCCCGCGTCTTTCATGGCGATATTCTGTTTTTCAAATCAACCGTGATACCGGAATGGTTTGATCCGATCGATCCGGAGTCATGGCTACCTTATTTGAACGGAAACATTGATATTCATGATATGGATTGCCGGCATAAAGATTTGTGCCAGCCGGAGCCGCTGGCCGAAATCGGACGTCGGGTTTCGGAAAAGCTGGACGACTTGAAAAAAGATACGGATAAGTAG
- a CDS encoding isochorismatase family protein gives MAIPAILPYQMPEASNMPKNKVSWTPHPKRAALLIHDMQQYFLNAYRYGESPVTDLLANIKKLRKRCAELGMPVIFTAQPGAQTPEERGLLQDFWGPGIGPDPDEQKIVDELKPNEGDIVLTKWRYNAFRKTNLLGVLEEQGRDQLIITGIYAHIGCLMTACDAFMQDIETFFVGDAVADFSLKHHEMAITYAADRCSVTITAEQLLSRLKDGESHEHAKESSHALTKQIIREQVASLLLESPEKISDSENLIYRGIDSVRIMSLAERWRRAGREVSFVELAEDPSIENWWRLLSSSKEAPLPNADYQ, from the coding sequence ATGGCCATTCCTGCCATCTTACCGTACCAAATGCCAGAAGCATCAAATATGCCGAAAAACAAGGTGTCATGGACTCCTCATCCGAAGCGTGCGGCGCTTCTGATCCACGATATGCAGCAATATTTTCTCAACGCTTACCGTTACGGCGAGTCTCCGGTCACAGATCTGCTGGCTAATATCAAGAAGCTTCGGAAGCGATGTGCCGAGCTCGGCATGCCGGTTATTTTCACGGCTCAACCCGGCGCCCAGACACCGGAAGAACGGGGGCTTCTCCAAGACTTTTGGGGACCCGGAATCGGTCCTGATCCCGATGAGCAGAAGATCGTGGATGAGCTGAAACCGAATGAAGGCGACATTGTTTTGACCAAGTGGAGGTACAATGCCTTCAGAAAAACCAACCTTTTAGGCGTGCTGGAGGAGCAGGGGCGGGATCAGCTCATAATCACCGGAATCTATGCCCATATCGGCTGCCTGATGACGGCATGTGATGCTTTTATGCAAGATATTGAAACATTTTTCGTCGGAGATGCGGTGGCGGATTTCTCATTAAAGCATCATGAAATGGCCATCACATACGCAGCTGACCGTTGCAGTGTCACAATTACTGCGGAACAGCTTCTGAGCCGACTGAAAGATGGCGAAAGCCATGAACACGCAAAAGAAAGCTCTCATGCACTGACAAAACAGATTATTCGCGAACAGGTGGCATCGCTTCTTCTTGAATCGCCGGAAAAGATAAGCGACAGCGAAAATTTGATCTACCGGGGAATTGATTCCGTGAGAATCATGAGTCTCGCAGAGCGCTGGCGCCGAGCGGGGCGGGAGGTGTCGTTTGTAGAGCTTGCGGAGGACCCTTCGATTGAAAACTGGTGGAGACTGTTGTCCTCCTCTAAAGAAGCACCTTTGCCAAATGCAGACTATCAATGA
- a CDS encoding (2,3-dihydroxybenzoyl)adenylate synthase yields the protein MLKGCTTWPKEFADKYRKEGCWRGETFGKMLRERAEKYGSRIALTYGDIHLSYRELDRRADSLAGGLLKLGIKKNDRVVVQLPNIIEFFEVCFALFRIGALPVFALPSHRHSEITYFCEFSEAAAYIIPDRHAKFDYRKLARQVKEKLQGLRHVIVAGEPEEFEALASLYDQPAPPQNVYPEDVAFLQLSGGSTGLSKLIPRTHDDYIYSLRVSAEICRLDHNSVYLAALPIAHNYPLSSPGVLGTLYAGGRVVLASGGSPDETFPLIDKERVTITGLVPPLALIWLDAASARRDDLSSLQVFQVGGAKFSAEAARRVSSVFGCKLQQVYGMAEGLVNYTRLDDPEDTIVHTQGRPMSPFDEIKIVDEKGRELGPGQTGELLTRGPYTIRGYYKAEEHNAKAFTEDGFYRTGDLVKVNSSGYLIVEGRAKDQINRGGEKVAAEEVENHLLAHPGVLDAAVVSMPDQFLGERACAYIIPRGAAPAQAELQSFLRERGLAAYKIPDRVEMVEDFPQTGVGKVSKKELRAAIAEKMSAAENVR from the coding sequence ATGCTGAAAGGATGCACGACATGGCCGAAGGAGTTTGCGGATAAATATCGGAAGGAGGGATGCTGGCGAGGCGAAACTTTTGGAAAAATGCTGAGGGAGCGGGCCGAAAAATACGGAAGCCGCATTGCCCTTACATACGGAGATATCCATTTAAGCTATCGTGAGTTAGACAGGAGAGCCGATTCTTTGGCTGGCGGTCTTTTAAAGCTGGGGATCAAAAAAAATGATCGCGTCGTTGTCCAGCTGCCGAATATCATCGAGTTTTTTGAAGTTTGCTTTGCGCTCTTCCGGATCGGAGCTCTGCCTGTTTTTGCGCTTCCATCGCATCGGCATAGCGAGATCACGTATTTTTGCGAGTTTTCTGAAGCTGCTGCCTACATTATTCCCGATCGTCACGCAAAGTTTGACTACCGCAAGCTGGCGAGACAGGTAAAGGAGAAGCTGCAAGGGCTCCGTCATGTCATTGTCGCCGGGGAACCGGAGGAGTTTGAAGCGCTGGCAAGCCTTTATGATCAGCCGGCACCTCCGCAAAACGTCTATCCAGAAGATGTCGCCTTTCTTCAGTTGTCGGGGGGAAGCACAGGTCTGTCCAAGCTGATCCCGAGGACGCATGATGATTATATATACAGCTTGAGGGTCAGCGCAGAGATTTGCAGGCTCGATCACAACAGCGTATATCTTGCGGCTCTTCCGATCGCTCACAATTATCCGCTCAGCTCGCCGGGAGTGCTCGGTACGCTGTACGCGGGAGGCCGAGTCGTCCTTGCATCAGGAGGCAGCCCGGATGAAACCTTCCCTCTGATCGATAAGGAGAGGGTAACGATCACGGGACTCGTACCGCCGCTTGCGTTAATCTGGCTTGATGCTGCTTCGGCGCGCCGGGACGACTTGTCAAGCCTCCAGGTCTTTCAAGTCGGCGGAGCGAAATTCAGCGCCGAAGCTGCCAGACGCGTTTCATCGGTGTTTGGCTGCAAACTGCAGCAGGTTTATGGCATGGCAGAAGGTCTGGTCAACTATACCAGACTTGATGATCCTGAAGACACGATCGTTCACACACAAGGCAGGCCAATGTCTCCGTTTGACGAGATTAAAATTGTGGACGAAAAAGGACGCGAACTTGGACCCGGACAGACAGGAGAGCTGCTGACAAGAGGTCCATATACGATTCGCGGCTATTACAAAGCTGAGGAGCACAATGCCAAAGCGTTCACTGAAGACGGGTTTTACCGTACGGGAGACTTGGTTAAAGTCAATTCATCAGGCTATTTGATTGTTGAAGGACGAGCTAAAGACCAGATCAACAGAGGCGGTGAGAAGGTTGCCGCGGAAGAAGTGGAAAACCATCTGCTCGCACATCCGGGGGTACTCGATGCGGCGGTTGTCTCGATGCCGGATCAATTTCTCGGCGAAAGGGCGTGTGCATATATTATCCCTCGCGGCGCTGCACCGGCTCAGGCTGAGTTGCAATCGTTTTTGAGAGAAAGGGGCCTTGCAGCCTACAAAATACCCGACCGGGTAGAAATGGTTGAAGATTTCCCGCAGACAGGCGTAGGAAAAGTCAGCAAAAAAGAGCTGCGTGCGGCGATTGCTGAAAAAATGTCTGCAGCTGAGAATGTCAGATGA
- the dhbC gene encoding isochorismate synthase DhbC: MIERHVVSEALADQLLKEYQAGASFFFSSPERTILAEGVFASVSQTEEQSLAQRTAEVLKKARENGQENPIVVGAVPFDDAKPAQLTVPVEAWHAGPLTCEEDDKEVPEPALHPYDVQQIPSPEAYMAGVRQGLAGIAAGEYSKIVLSRSLQLTSPIKVDIGQLLRNLARRNTSGYNFAVDLTGQSSEAPRTTLIGASPELLVSRSGFCVTANPLAGSRPRSDDPEEDRRRAAELLASPKDRHEHAVVVEAVASALRPFCRKLEVPEPSLISTPTMWHLSTELKGELTDLSVSSLELAAALHPTPAVCGTPTNAAKEAIKQIEPFDRGFFTGMVGWCDADGDGEWVVTIRCAEAEEHALRLYAGAGIVAGSKPEDELAETSAKFRTMLLAMGMNSE; encoded by the coding sequence ATGATAGAACGTCATGTCGTGTCAGAAGCGCTTGCAGATCAGCTGTTAAAGGAATATCAGGCCGGTGCTTCATTCTTTTTCTCTTCCCCTGAGCGGACCATTCTGGCGGAAGGTGTTTTTGCTTCTGTTTCTCAAACCGAAGAGCAAAGCCTTGCTCAGCGGACTGCGGAAGTTCTGAAAAAAGCCAGGGAGAACGGGCAGGAAAATCCGATTGTAGTTGGAGCTGTGCCATTTGACGATGCAAAGCCGGCGCAGTTAACCGTGCCGGTCGAAGCGTGGCATGCGGGGCCGCTGACATGTGAAGAAGACGATAAAGAGGTGCCTGAACCTGCCCTGCACCCCTATGATGTCCAGCAGATTCCAAGCCCGGAAGCGTATATGGCCGGAGTCAGACAAGGATTGGCAGGTATAGCAGCAGGAGAATACAGCAAGATCGTCCTTTCCCGGTCATTGCAGCTGACCTCGCCGATCAAAGTCGATATCGGTCAATTGCTGCGAAATCTTGCCCGCCGCAATACAAGCGGGTACAACTTTGCCGTTGATTTAACCGGGCAGTCATCTGAAGCGCCTCGCACCACTTTGATAGGCGCGAGTCCCGAACTGCTTGTATCACGGTCCGGGTTCTGCGTTACGGCAAATCCTTTAGCAGGTTCAAGACCTCGGAGCGATGATCCCGAAGAAGATCGAAGACGGGCGGCTGAACTGCTTGCTTCGCCTAAAGACCGTCACGAACATGCGGTCGTTGTCGAAGCGGTTGCTTCCGCGCTCAGGCCGTTTTGCCGGAAGCTGGAGGTGCCGGAACCGTCGCTCATCAGCACGCCGACGATGTGGCATCTTTCAACGGAATTGAAGGGAGAGCTTACAGACCTCTCTGTATCATCATTGGAGCTTGCCGCCGCCCTTCATCCGACGCCCGCTGTCTGCGGCACGCCGACGAATGCGGCGAAAGAAGCGATTAAACAGATTGAGCCGTTTGACCGCGGGTTTTTCACAGGTATGGTCGGCTGGTGCGACGCGGACGGTGACGGAGAATGGGTTGTAACGATTCGCTGTGCCGAGGCGGAGGAACACGCGCTTCGACTGTACGCAGGTGCCGGAATTGTCGCCGGGTCGAAGCCTGAAGACGAACTTGCCGAAACGTCTGCAAAGTTTCGGACAATGCTTCTTGCGATGGGAATGAACAGTGAGTAA